The genomic stretch ATCTAGATCTAAAGGCCAATATTACTAATGTACTGATTTGTCTCAAGTGATCTAATCTGGCGCATGATAGATCTAAGTGTGCTTGTGGTTGCCAGAGCTTAGGGTGTATTAGCAGGACGAGAGTAACATTATCTCAAGATTTGAACGTGATAACCATACAACTACGTATCAATAGGCTGGCGTGGAGTGTTCCCTAGAGATCAAAACgtgcaatcccctgcatggagaGGGCGACATGTATCCTCCTCCCAGCGGTCAAACGAGCGGAACCGCATGCTGACCAAACCCCAGATCTACTCAGAACCAATCtatggttgggtggttaggagaacAGTGGCACCTCCAGCGCATCAGAGTTTAAACCCTATGTTTgatactttggtgtctcattaaaagacggaatattcttcagtgggaggcgatgttttcatcaacagcgaggcgcatgtggtgacttcgtcaatctcaagacccgtcggatGAACCTTCTTGGACGCAGTCTCtcagaggtgctcataggggtagattGTGCGTGTGCGTGCATTCATAGGGGTGGTGTATGTGTGTATATGTGAACGTCTACATCTGTACGGAGTTTCGCAAAGAAAAAAAGCTCCAAATCTACCTGCAGCGATGAGGCTCCCCTAGAAGCACCTCCCCTAAGTATGCATAGCATCTACCCTCCCCTGGCTGTATAACCTTTCTCCTGTTGGAAGCACCTCGATCGCTCGTAGCACCGCCACCACATGGCAACACCATCACCATCGCCAAAGAATACGCCAGCGTTTTTGCTTGCAGATCTGGTGTTGGACGCATGCAGCTCCGATGATAGCCGTTTGCAGTACCGCCCATTCCTCCTCAGCTCCGCCACCTGCCGTTGGTAGCATCGTCCCGAGCCAGAACAGTGGGGATGCATGGCCATGGCGGTGCGAAGCTAGCGCAACGGGGAAGCATAGGAAGGAGAAAGAATGTTGTACAAATTACCAAACCTACCAATTATGCCTGCAAGGGATGTTATATCATATCAGACGTGAGAACAATATTGGATCACTGAATATAGTTTTATTGGATTGTGCAAAGACACACCAACACATTTACCCGAAAACATAGATGCTGGACGACCACAACAACAACGGTGTGTTTTTGTTGGTGTCCAACATGGACGACATACGCGTACATGTACAAGCACGACGACGGCTGTGCTCATATCATCTGAGCTTTTATTTTTCCAGGACGGAACGTCTCATATTATTACGAGCTTGAGAGATATATCGATCAGTGTTTCTTGCAGGGTGGCGGGCAGGGCACGAAGCCGGCGGCTTGTGCATCAGCGCACCTGTACTTCTTCACGGGGTGCTCCTGCACCACGACGCAGTTCCCGCACTTTGGATGGCACCTGTCCATGGTGTCGTCACAGACCAAAGCCCCCGAGAAGGAATTGCAGTTGTCGCAGCACTTCGGAACATACCCATCGGCTTCACATGAACACGCATTAATTGCAACCAAATTACATCAGTTAATCACTAGACTAATTCTAGGCACAATCGAACATTTTTCAGCAAAATATGAAATCGCATCTTACCGTTCACCACTGCTACGATTCCCATGACTAGGATGGCCTGGAGAACAAGGACCACCACAAGCGTGTTGTTCTTCATTGTTGCTTTTGAACTTCACGTCCAAACCTCTCGCCTTGTCCCGGCTGCTCGTCGAGTGCTTTATGTGTTATAGTTGTTTCTGCCAATGCTACAATCAACTCTATATGTAGATGTACATTTTGAAACCTGACAACTTGATGTGTCATCCATCAATTATTATTGCGGCGGGTAGGTGGAGGATGGATAAAACTTGTCTCTTGTTTGGGTCATGGCTAGCTTGGACTTGTTTCCTTTTTCATGAAAAACGGCTTGGACTCACATGGACAGCACATCGCCTAGCCTATTTTCTCATGATAGGAAAATACAATTTATCCCAACGAATCGGTATGTCAAGGTTGTATGTGCCGCCTACGGGATGAGTACATATTTTAAACTCTGCACCAGACGATACCGTCATGTCAAGTCAGCAGGCCTCTTGGCTTTTCTCCGGCTTGGAAGGCGGCTACAAGACTTGGAACGAGCCCACTTCTGACCTCGATCCATGCCAAGCATTTTTTCACAAACTTTGTCACATGGCAAAGATTTTAACAAAGTGGAATCGGTGTCTTTTCTCCAACATCAAAGTTAGGCTACATGTGTCTCTCCTCTTCATCCTTCACTTTGATATGGCGCAAGAAAATAGACCGTTCTCGGCGAGGGAGAGGGGCATGAGGGCTCGTTTAAAAAGGAAGGTTATTGTGGTTGCCTTTCTAAAATGGGCTAGGAAAAGCAAAATGCTCCCATAGAAAAATCTCAAGGAAGGGGATGCAAACACAAAGGCTTTTCACATAAGGTGAACTCGGAGAGAAGGAGAAAAACAACATTCACCGCCTCAAGCACCAACCATGCGTAAAATGAAGAGATTATCCATGCCTAGTTTAGCTCGATCATTCTCCTTGGAGGTGCTAAAAGGCATGCCTTTAATTGTGACGAACTCCATTTTGAAGATCCAGATTTGCAAGAGCTTGGAGATCCTTTCACCGAAGAGGAGGCCTGAAATGCAGTAAATCAAATGCCAAGTGACAaccccccccacccacccacacacacacgcGGTTTAGATGGTATTTTTTAAAGAAATGTTGGGATATTATCAAGTATTAAAAGGAGTGGTCGAGGAGGTCTCCGACTACAGGAAAATTAGACTCATCTAAGCGATCGCTAAAATAATCTCGAGGATGCTAGTTCATATGCTTGAACCTCTCATGAATGGCGTTGTTTCTGACGCACAAAGCGCATTCATCAAGAAAAGAATCATTCACAAGAACTTTCGTTACATCAAAAATCTTGCCAAAAGGATTCGCAGAGGGGAAATTCCGACGCTCCTATTCAAGCTTAacatctgtcaacacccggattttaagtccagatgcctattatgccatacatcgtaatcctaggaagattgtttttgcgagacataacagttgatgtcatagagtcatcattcattacaaaccatagtcttcttacaacaatagatcacatgatccacacttacaataatagttgatctaatgatcaacaaacccaacacatagcggaagcgaggtagtagtagtccatctaatccacaggcaacgcttgacggtaGAAGacggtcctagttatcgtagatgtcctgctgtccgtcatccggATACTATTGCTCCTCTtcgtagtctggccatttgaatagccagagacacagccatgagtacttttaaagtactcacaaactaatactagtgtaagtactatcaattttattaagggggtgctaagctaccggtttatttgcataaggacaattttatttcataaaccattATACAtgaaagactcctcatttgcctaacttaactcaagtgggaacattagtgtcattgccACAACCATGTTgttttcaagtcaaattcaccattcaaatCGCCACTCATTTTTAGAAACATCTGACAACAGAACAGTATGgcttttccaatcgtccataaccgtgaacacggctattcgaataggtttacactctgcagaggttgcacacttgtgccataacttttgattacatccgtcagggatagacctgaataatcatactcagtatgcggatcatcaaccataacctttcacttacaaactctagtataggcacctctccccatgagtttggcctcccggtgatagccaactgttatcccgggaactgcacagggcttgggtcgtacattcacctcatttcacgtcatttcaccttcaacggaggcagcctcggcataaccccttgatacgtctccgacgtatcgataatttcttatgttccatgccacattattgatgatatctacatgttttatgcacactttatgtcatattcgtgcattttctggaactaacctattaacaagatgccgaagagccagttgtcgttttctgctgttttttgtttcagaaatcctagtaatgaaatattctcggaattggacgaaatcaacgcccagggtcctattttgccacgaagcttccagaagaccgaagaggagtcgaagtggggccacgaggcgccgccaaactagggcggcgcggcccgtgccccggccgcgccgacctcgtggtgtggggccctcgtgtggccccccgcgttgcccttccgcctacttaaagcctccgtcgcgaaacccccaagtaccgagagccacgatacggaaaaccttccagagatgccgccgccgccaatcccatctcgggggattctggagatctcctccggcaccctgccggagaggggtgatacgtctccgacgtatcgataatttcttatgttccatgccatattattgatgatacctacatgttttatgcacactttatgtcatattcgtgcattttctggaactaacctattaacaagatgccgaagagccgcttgtcgttttcgctgtttttggtttcagaaatcctagtaacgaaatattctcgaattggacgaaatcaagacccgtggtcctattttgccacgaagcttccggaagaccgaagaggagtcgaagtggggccacgaggggccgccaccatagggcggcgcggcctgggtcttggccgcgccgacccgtggtgtggggcccccgtgtggcccccacgttgcccttccgcctacttaaagcctccgtcgcgaaacccctgatgcgaaaaaccacgatacggaaaaccttactgagacgccgccgtcgccaatcccatctcgggggattctggagatctcctacggcaccctgccagagaggggattcatctcccggaggattctacaccgccatggtcacctccggagtgatgagtgagtagttcacccctggactatgggtccatagcagtagctagatggttgtcttctcctcattgtgcttcattgttggatcttgtgagctgcctaacatgatcaagatcatctatttgtaatactctatgttgtgtttgtcgggatccgatggatagagaataccatgttatgttaattatcaagttattacatatgtgttgtttatgatcttgcatgctctccgttattagtagaggctcggccaaatttttgctcttaactccaagagggagtatttatgctcgatagtgggttcatgcccgcattgacaccgggacgagtgatgtaaagttctaaggttgtgttgtgctgttgccactagggataaaacattgaggctatgtctaaggatgtagttgtcgattacattacgcaccatatttaatgcaattgtctgttgctttgcaacttaatactggaaggggttcggatgataacatgaaggtggactttttaggcatagatgcagttggatggcggtctatgtactttgtcgtaatgcccaattaaatctcactatacttatcatgacatgtatgtgcattgttatgccctctctatttgtcaattgcccgaccgtaatttgttcacccaacatgcttttatcttatgggagagacacctctagtgaaccgtggaccccggtccattctttaatactcgaaatacaaatctgccgcaatacttgtttttactcgttttctctcgcaaacaatcatcttccacacaatacggttaatcctttgttacagcaagccggtgagattgacaacctcaccgtttcgttggggcaaagtactttggttgtgttgtgcaggttccacgttggcgccggaatctctcggtgttgcgccgcactacatcccgccgccatcaaccttcaacgtgcttcttggctcctcctggttcgataaaccttggtttctttctgagggaaaacttgctgctatgcgcatcataccttcctcttggggttcccaatgaacgtgtgaaatacacgccatcaagcatattttctggcgccgttgccggggagatcaagacacgctgcaaggggagtctccacttcccaacctctttactttgtttttgtcttgctttattttatttactactttgtttgctgcattatatcaaaacacaaaaaaattagttgctagctttaccttatttactgtcttgcactctatatcaaaaacacaaaaaaattagttacttgtttagtttacttaatatcatgcatgcttttatttcactagttaagcataatggaaaacaacaaaaatatgagagatctttatgaactttatcttgaattaggacatgatgtgtttgaagagagaattaaaaaacccatggaactttatatgcatgctaatgggaatgttattactatggatgctttgaacaccattgttgctaatgctatggaaaattctaagcttggggaagctggctcgatgagcatgatctttttagttccccaagcattgaggagaaaattttcttttatgattacaatatgcctcctatatatgatgatagccactttgttgaatttgctcccactacaactaataaaattgattatgcttacatgGAGagaaataattttatgcatgagactcatgataagaatactttatgtgatagttacattgttgagtttgctcatgatgctactgaaaattattatgagagaggaaattatggttgtagaaattttcatgttactaaaacacctctctatgtgctgaaatttttgaagctacacttgttttatcttcctatgcttgttgttttgctcttcatgaacttgtttatttacaagattcctatgcatagaaagcattttagacttaaatgtgttttgaatttgcctcttgatgctctcttttgcttcaaatactatttcttgcgggtgcatcattaaaattgctgagcccatcttaatggctataaagaaagaacttcttgggagataacccatgtttttactacagtatttttgttttatatttgagtcttggaagttgtttactactgtagcaacctctccttatcttagttttatgttttgttgtgccaagtaaagtctttgatagtaaagtaaatactagatttggattactgcgcagaaacagatttctttgctgtcacgaatctgggtctaattctctgtaggtaactcagaaaattaagccaatttacgtgagtgatcctcagatatgtacgcaactttcattcaatttgggcattttcatttgagcaagtctggtggcctaataaaatccatctttacggactgttctattttgacagattctgccttttatttcgcattgcctcttttgctatgttcgatgaatttctttgatccattaatgtccagtagctttatgcaatgtccagaagtgttaagaatgattgtgtcacctctgaacatgttaatttttattgtgcactaaccctctaatgagttgtttcgagtttggtgtggaggaagttttcaaggatcaagagaggagtatgatacaatatgatcaaggagagtgaaagctctaagcttggggatgccccggtggttcacccctgcatattctaagaagactcaagcgtctaagattggggatgcccaaggcatccccttcttcatcgacaacattatcgagttcctccccgaaactatatttttattccgtcacatcttatgtactttgcttggagcgtctgtttgtttttgtttttgtttttgtttgaataaaatggatcctagcattcactgtatgggagagagacacgctccgctgtagcatatggacaagtatgtccttaggctctactcatagtattcatgacgaagt from Lolium rigidum isolate FL_2022 chromosome 4, APGP_CSIRO_Lrig_0.1, whole genome shotgun sequence encodes the following:
- the LOC124647852 gene encoding uncharacterized protein LOC124647852; translated protein: MKNNTLVVVLVLQAILVMGIVAVVNADGYVPKCCDNCNSFSGALVCDDTMDRCHPKCGNCVVVQEHPVKKYRCADAQAAGFVPCPPPCKKH